One Equus quagga isolate Etosha38 chromosome 5, UCLA_HA_Equagga_1.0, whole genome shotgun sequence genomic window carries:
- the IL1RN gene encoding interleukin-1 receptor antagonist protein isoform X1, producing the protein MEIRRRSVRHLISLLLFLFYSETACHPSGKRPCKMQAFRIWDVNQKTFYMRNNQLVAGYLQESNTKLQEKIDVVPIEPDALFLGLHGRKLCLACVKSGDEIRFQLEAVNITDLSKNKEENKRFTFIRSNSGPTTSFESAACPGWFLCTAPEADRPVSLTNKPKESFMVTKFYLQEDQ; encoded by the exons ATGGAAATCCGCAGGCGTTCTGTCAGACACCtaatctctctcctccttttcttgttCTACTCAGAGACAGCCTGCCACCCTTCGGGGAAGAGACCCTGCAAGATGCAAGCCTTCAG aatCTGGGATGTTAACCAGAAGACCTTCTACATGAGGAATAACCAACTAGTTGCTGGATACTTGCAAGAATCAAATACTAAATTACAAG AGAAGATAGATGTGGTGCCCATTGAGCCTGATGCTCTATTCCTGGGACTCCATGGGAGGAAGCTGTGCCTGGCCTGTGTCAAGTCTGGTGATGAGATTAGGTTCCAATTGGAG GCAGTTAACATCACTGACCTGAGCAAGAACAAGGAGGAGAACAAGCGCTTCACCTTCATCCGCTCAAACAGTGGCCCCACCACCAGCTTCGAGTCTGCCGCCTGCCCTGGCTGGTTCCTCTGCACGGCGCCGGAGGCAGACCGGCCCGTCAGCCTCACCAACAAGCCCAAAGAGTCCTTCATGGTCACCAAGTTCTACCTCCAGGAGGACCAGTAG
- the IL1RN gene encoding interleukin-1 receptor antagonist protein isoform X2 has product MALETACHPSGKRPCKMQAFRIWDVNQKTFYMRNNQLVAGYLQESNTKLQEKIDVVPIEPDALFLGLHGRKLCLACVKSGDEIRFQLEAVNITDLSKNKEENKRFTFIRSNSGPTTSFESAACPGWFLCTAPEADRPVSLTNKPKESFMVTKFYLQEDQ; this is encoded by the exons AGACAGCCTGCCACCCTTCGGGGAAGAGACCCTGCAAGATGCAAGCCTTCAG aatCTGGGATGTTAACCAGAAGACCTTCTACATGAGGAATAACCAACTAGTTGCTGGATACTTGCAAGAATCAAATACTAAATTACAAG AGAAGATAGATGTGGTGCCCATTGAGCCTGATGCTCTATTCCTGGGACTCCATGGGAGGAAGCTGTGCCTGGCCTGTGTCAAGTCTGGTGATGAGATTAGGTTCCAATTGGAG GCAGTTAACATCACTGACCTGAGCAAGAACAAGGAGGAGAACAAGCGCTTCACCTTCATCCGCTCAAACAGTGGCCCCACCACCAGCTTCGAGTCTGCCGCCTGCCCTGGCTGGTTCCTCTGCACGGCGCCGGAGGCAGACCGGCCCGTCAGCCTCACCAACAAGCCCAAAGAGTCCTTCATGGTCACCAAGTTCTACCTCCAGGAGGACCAGTAG
- the IL1RN gene encoding interleukin-1 receptor antagonist protein isoform X3, which yields MQAFRIWDVNQKTFYMRNNQLVAGYLQESNTKLQEKIDVVPIEPDALFLGLHGRKLCLACVKSGDEIRFQLEAVNITDLSKNKEENKRFTFIRSNSGPTTSFESAACPGWFLCTAPEADRPVSLTNKPKESFMVTKFYLQEDQ from the exons ATGCAAGCCTTCAG aatCTGGGATGTTAACCAGAAGACCTTCTACATGAGGAATAACCAACTAGTTGCTGGATACTTGCAAGAATCAAATACTAAATTACAAG AGAAGATAGATGTGGTGCCCATTGAGCCTGATGCTCTATTCCTGGGACTCCATGGGAGGAAGCTGTGCCTGGCCTGTGTCAAGTCTGGTGATGAGATTAGGTTCCAATTGGAG GCAGTTAACATCACTGACCTGAGCAAGAACAAGGAGGAGAACAAGCGCTTCACCTTCATCCGCTCAAACAGTGGCCCCACCACCAGCTTCGAGTCTGCCGCCTGCCCTGGCTGGTTCCTCTGCACGGCGCCGGAGGCAGACCGGCCCGTCAGCCTCACCAACAAGCCCAAAGAGTCCTTCATGGTCACCAAGTTCTACCTCCAGGAGGACCAGTAG